A window of the Hevea brasiliensis isolate MT/VB/25A 57/8 chromosome 6, ASM3005281v1, whole genome shotgun sequence genome harbors these coding sequences:
- the LOC131180742 gene encoding uncharacterized protein LOC131180742, producing the protein MADNKNVITNVISMMTKITEHKLNGSNYLEWSKTIRVYLCSIDKDDHLAKDSPTDDTRQTWLREDARLFLQLQNSIHSKAFFQSMRLLNLRFYPVLRFPLCMKRSHGFFV; encoded by the exons atggcagacaataagaatgttattacTAATGTGATTtcgatgatgactaagatcacggaacacaaacttaatggttcaaattatctggagtggagtaagactattagggtctatttgtgtagcattgataaggatgatcaccttgcTAAAGAttcacccactgatgatacacgacaaacttggttaagggaggatgctcggttgtttttgcagcttcagaactcgattcacagtaag gccttctttcagagtatgagactgctaaatctcagattctatccagttctgagatttcctctttgcatgaaacgttcacacgggttctTCGTatag
- the LOC110632665 gene encoding inner membrane protein PPF-1, chloroplastic, with protein MAKTLISSPLFIGAPLPSLSRHGLHALPNRRFISTRVKFSLHEIPPITQLDSSIDFSSIVSRAESLLYTLADAAVAVDSASGGAASSSTDAAVQKNGGWFGFISESMEFVLKVLKDGLSVVHVPYAYGFAIILLTVIVKIATLPLTKQQVESTLAMQNLQPKIKAIQQRYAGNQERIQLETSRLYRQAGVNPLAGCFPTLATIPVWIGLYQALSNVANEGLLTEGFFWIPSLGGPTTIAARQSGSGISWLFPFVDGHPPLGWHDTAAYLVLPVLLVISQYVSMEIMKPPQTDDPAQKNTLLVFKFLPLMIGYFALSVPSGLSIYWFTNNVLSTAQQVWLRKLGGAKPVVNENASGIITAGRAKRSASQPAKPGDRFRKLKEEEKRKKSSKALADEEVQTLDSASRSDEDSDEDATDKVEEVLEASYTSSTDKQVPDISRPKRSKRSKRKRAV; from the exons ATGGCGAAAACCTTAATTTCGTCTCCGCTGTTCATCGGCGCACCACTTCCCTCACTCTCTCGCCATGGGCTCCACGCTCTCCCTAACCGGAGATTTATATCCACAAGAGTCAAGTTCAGCTTGCACGAGATTCCTCCAATTACTCAATTAGACTCTTCGATTGATTTCAGTTCGATTGTTAGTAGAGCCGAAAGCCTCCTTTACACACTCGCTGATGCGGCCGTTGCGGTGGATTCGGCCTCCGGTGGTGCTGCCTCCAGTTCAACTGATGCTGCTGTACAGAAGAATGGCGGTTGGTTCGGGTTTATCTCTGAATCCATGGAATTTGTTCTCAAG GTGTTGAAGGATGGGCTTTCAGTTGTGCATGTGCCTTATGCATATGGTTTTGCAATTATATTACTCACCGTTATTGTGAAAATTGCTACGTTACCTTTGACCAAGCAACAA GTAGAATCTACATTGGCTATGCAAAACCTTCAACCTAAGATAAAAGCTATTCAACAAAGATATGCAGGCAATCAG GAGAGAATACAACTCGAGACATCACGTCTCTATAGACAAGCTGGGGTTAATCCACTAGCAG GTTGTTTTCCAACTTTGGCTACAATACCGGTCTGGATTGGTCTATATCAAGCTCTTTCAAATGTTGCAAATGAG GGACTGTTGACAGAAGGTTTTTTTTGGATTCCATCTTTGGGTGGGCCAACTACAATTGCAGCTCGTCAAAGTGGATCTGGCATTTCATGGCTTTTTCCATTTGTG GATGGCCATCCACCATTGGGCTGGCATGACACTGCAGCTTACCTTGTTTTACCTGTCCTCCTCGTTATTTCTCAGTATGTGTCAATGGAGATCATGAAACCTCCCCAG ACGGATGATCCAGCTCAAAAGAACACACTTCTTGTTTTCAAGTTTCTTCCTCTCATGATTGGTTACTTTGCCTTGTCTGTCCCATCAGGATTATCTATTTACTG GTTCACAAACAATGTCCTCAGCACAGCCCAGCAGGTATGGCTACGCAAATTAGGTGGCGCAAAGCCTGTGGTTAATGAGAATGCAAGTGGAATCATCACTGCCGGACGTGCAAAACGATCAGCTTCACAGCCTGCGAAGCCCGGTGATAG GTTCAGGAAGTTAAAGGAAGAAGAGAAGCGGAAAAAGTCAAGCAAGGCATTAGCAGATGAAGAGGTTCAGACTCTGGATTCTGCATCTCGTTCTGATGAGGACTCCGATGAAGATGCTACAGACAAG
- the LOC110632669 gene encoding uncharacterized protein LOC110632669, whose protein sequence is MGEDLITSLSIENHLPSTLLSMDSSSVSHEELDREMNRTIILSRPPDINLPLSAERSPPPPSWNLDPFDILDVSLGPQNNEYDTSLNLPKGGRKCTKRLDSVWGAWFFFTYYFKPVLNDKSKCKIVWDSNGVSGFDKSDLELEVFLVQHDMENMYMWVFKERPENALGKMQLRSYMNGHSRQGERPFPFSVEKGFVRSHRMQRKHYRGLSNPQCVHGIEVVSSPNFEGLDEEEQKRWMELTGRDLNFSVPQEASEFCSWRNLPNTEFELERPLPPLKTTPHPHSKKLLNGSGLNLSTRPSNHTNGNGMDLSPVCNKRKKDLFLHGNDEDCCLLMNQHNERIQDTEMQPIEPPWLNDFSGVMRNVYGPVTGAKTIYEDEQGYLIIVSLPFADLKRVKVTWWNNLTHGVVKISSVSTACMPFIKRNDRTFKLTDPSPEHCPSGEFIREIPLPTRIPDDAKLEAHGDETGTGLEIIVPKHRVGPEEHEVPVCLRPHLAVSELLLS, encoded by the coding sequence ATGGGAGAAGATTTGATTACTAGTCTGTCTATTGAGAATCACCTCCCATCAACACTCTTATCCATGGATTCTAGTTCTGTTTCTCATGAGGAATTGGACAGAGAGATGAATAGGACGATAATTCTTTCTAGGCCCCCTGATATTAATCTTCCACTATCTGCTGAGCGTAGTCCTCCTCCGCCATCCTGGAATTTGGACCCTTTTGATATATTGGATGTTAGCCTTGGACCCCAAAATAATGAGTATGATACTTCTCTCAATCTGCCCAAGGGTGGACGTAAATGCACTAAGAGATTGGATAGTGTATGGGGTGCTTGGTTTTTCTTCACATACTATTTTAAGCCTGTATTGAATGACAAGTCCAAATGCAAGATTGTATGGGATAGTAATGGCGTTTCTGGGTTTGATAAGTCAGATCTTGAGCTTGAAGTGTTCTTGGTTCAACATGATATGGAGAATATGTATATGTGGGTTTTTAAGGAAAGGCCTGAGAATGCATTGGGTAAGATGCAGTTACGTAGTTATATGAATGGGCACTCTCGCCAAGGAGAGCGTCCGTTTCCTTTCAGTGTTGAAAAGGGATTTGTTCGATCTCACAGAATGCAAAGGAAGCATTATAGGGGCCTTTCAAATCCTCAATGTGTGCATGGGATTGAGGTTGTCTCATCACCCAATTTTGAGGGTCTTGATGAGGAAGAGCAAAAGAGATGGATGGAACTTACAGGGAGGGATTTGAACTTTTCTGTCCCCCAAGAAGCGAGTGAATTTTGTTCATGGAGGAACCTTCCTAACACAGAATTTGAGCTGGAGAGACCCCTTCCTCCATTAAAGACTACTCCGCATCCTCATTCAAAGAAATTGCTTAATGGTTCTGGCTTGAATTTATCAACTcgaccatcaaaccatacaaatggTAATGGAATGGATCTCTCACCTGTTTGCAACAAGAGGAAGAAGGATTTATTCCTGCATGGAAATGATGAAGACTGTTGTTTGCTTATGAATCAGCATAATGAGAGAATTCAAGATACGGAAATGCAACCAATTGAACCACCCTGGCTAAATGATTTTAGTGGGGTAATGAGGAATGTGTATGGACCTGTCACAGGTGCAAAAACGATTTATGAGGATGAACAAGGTTATCTAATAATTGTCAGCTTGCCTTTTGCTGATCTTAAAAGGGTGAAAGTTACTTGGTGGAATAATTTGACTCATGGTGTTGTGAAGATCTCATCTGTGAGCACAGCCTGCATGCCTTTCATCAAGAGAAATGATAGAACATTCAAGCTCACTGATCCTTCTCCCGAGCACTGTCCATCAGGGGAATTCATTAGGGAAATCCCTTTACCAACCCGGATTCCAGATGATGCTAAGCTAGAAGCACATGGGGATGAAACAGGAACAGGTCTTGAGATCATAGTGCCAAAACATCGTGTGGGACCAGAAGAACACGAGGTTCCTGTTTGCCTCCGCCCCCATCTTGCAGTGAGTGAACTTTTGTTGTCTTGA
- the LOC110632678 gene encoding WUSCHEL-related homeobox 2 encodes MESEKRSMGGSGGAQVNSRWNPTKEQISMLESLYKQGIRTPSAEQIQQITSRLKDYGRIEGKNVFYWFQNHKARQRQKQKQESMAYINHYLHKAYQPVFATRCPNVICGSYYLPQSDSGFYPQCPKVLLPSGFKRRPRSEKIDKAKACTFTNWKQGSINGKCFSNNQETLPLFPLHPTGILQEKDETVCSLGSSITYVDDNSIANSTPISSETTTGVEDGSSDKLLDFFTGQGPSLL; translated from the exons ATGGAGAGTGAAAAGAGGAGCATGGGTGGTTCTGGTGGAGCTCAAGTGAACTCAAGATGGAACCCAACAAAGGAGCAGATAAGCATGCTCGAGAGCTTGTACAAGCAAGGTATAAGGACGCCATCTGCTGAGCAGATACAGCAAATAACGAGCAGACTCAAAGATTATGGTCGTATCGAAGGCAAGAATGTGTTTTACTGGTTTCAAAATCACAAGGCAAGACAAAGGCAGAAGCAGAAACAAGAGAGCATGGCTTATATCAATCACTATCTTCACAAGGCTTATCAGCCTGTGTTTGCAACTCGTTGCCCAAATG TTATTTGTGGCTCATACTACCTTCCACAGAGCGATTCAGGGTTTTATCCCCAGTGTCCGAAGGTGCTACTCCCCAGTGGCTTCAAGAGGAGGCCAAGGAGTGAAAAGATTGACAAGGCAAAAGCCTGCACTTTTACTAATTGGAAACAGGGAAGTATCAACGGCAAGTGCTTTAGCAATAATCAAGAAACGCTGCCTCTCTTCCCTTTGCACCCAACAGGCATTTTACAAGAAAAAGATGAGACTGTGTGTTCTCTTGGTTCATCAATTACTTATGTTGATGATAATTCCATAGCCAATTCTACTCCAATCTCCTCTGAGACAACTACTGGCGTTGAAGATGGTTCTAGTGACAAACTCTTAGATTTCTTCACTGGACAAGGTCCTTCCTTGTTATAG